CATATTCACAGGTCCGTCGCCATAAGAAAAagctatattttattttttttattttttctttacataagtaaaattatgtatttaatgaaatatataattacatTTACTTAAAAATCATGGCTATTAATTtatcatcatatatatagttgtaatattatatacaaaaaaaaagaaaaaaatatacaatcgctccctttttttttacgtaaaataattatagtaTAACTCGAAAAAACgactataatattaaaatagcatATATCATATAAAGTATCgctaattattttatattaaaaaaaataataaataaataaaaaatatatctaatttacaaattgttgaaaaaaaaaacaacaaaataatgtgaaaaataaaaatggcaATTCTATAGAAATcatgttttaaaatataatttgtttcGATTTTTCATCATCTATGCAAGATTAAAGACCATGTTTGTTTTTCTATCTTTTTTATTGAACGGGAAAAAAGAAATACTTAAATTTGTTTTCAATGATCgttgataaaataaattcggagaaatatatatacaataattaACCAATAAATAAAGTAATACAGTGgggaagaagaaaaaaaaaagaacataataaatatatgaaaaaaatatttaagtataaataaataaataataaaaaatatatatatacttatccATTTGTATGTTTACATGCACATTTTTCGGATATGCGCTTATGAGAATTACGAAAAATTGTGTTTCTGATAAGgaaatattttcatcataaattaaaaatgtctGAAAACATTGATGACTTATTTAATGTTTTTGAGGAGGAtgagacaaaaaaaaatctacCAAATAATAGCAAAGCCCCCGATCATTTAAATGCTATTGTAGAAGAACAAAATGGCCAAGACAATATAGCCTATCCAAACGAAGggtatataatgaaaaatgaaCAGActataaataacaaaacaACAAAGGCCGAAATTAAGGAAAATGAAATTGaaatggaaataaattaCGAAAGCCCCGAATATAATGCCCCAATAGACTACAAGATAAACattaacaatataataaGTAATcataaaagtaataataaaataaaagagcAAATTaaagaagaaatatataatgaggCAGGAAGTATAAATAGAAGTAATAatctttttaataataaaataagaaaaacGAATGGAGAAAATAGTCAAACAAAAACTGAAATAAGAACGAACACATATAAAGAACCTGTTCGGGAAATGCTAATTGAAAATAGCAAGacaataaataatgatgatgttTTAGTTTTAGAAGAATTTGGTAGCGATGTGAATTGCATACATAAATGTGTTAGGCCTCAAAGTTATGTACATAATAAATTAAGTGAATCTATAACACCTGCTAGAACATATAAATTTGAGTTAGATacttttcaaaaaaaatcaatagAATGTTTAGAAAGAAATGAAAGTGTTCTAGTATCTGCTCACACATCTGCTGGGAAAACCGTTATAGCAGAATATGCAATAGCATTAGGATTGAGAGATAAACAAAGAGTAATTTATACAAGTCCTATAAAAGCATTAAGCAATCAAAAATATAGAGACTTGAGTGAAGAATTTAAAGATGTAGGATTAATTACAGGTGATATATCAATAAATCCAGAAGCATCTATAATAGTTATGACAACAGAAATTCTGAGATCTATGCTATATCGAGGATCTTCATTAACAAAAGAAGTGAAATGGGTCATATTTGATGAAATTCATTATATGAGAGATAGAGATAGAGGTGTTATATGGGAAGAGACTATTATATTGCTCCCATTAATGGTTCGATTCATTTTCTTAAGTGCTACCATACCAAATGGTATACAGTTCGCTGAATGGGTTAGTAGTATTAAAAACCAAGCATGTCATATTGTTTATACAGATTATAGGCCTACACCTCTTcaacattatatttatccTACATCTAGTGAAAgtgtatttttaatatgtgatgaaaataaaaattttaaaaaagataattttataaaggCTGTTAACGCACTGAAAGATAGAAGCATGTTAGATGAAAATAACCAAAGCGgtggaaataataaatttaataaacgaatgagaaaaaatacatatgatattgaaaaaatCGTTCAAATGTGTCACTCTCGTAATTACACTcctttaattatttttgcaTTTTCAAAGAAAGAATGCGAAGTTAATGCTACAACATTGCATAAGGTTAATTTAACTGATGATTCAGAAAAAGAAGTCATAAAAgaattatatgaaaatgcTATTCAAATATTAGCAGATGATGATAGAGCATTGCCACAGGTCCAATTTATTTTACCACTATTATTAAGAGGGATTGGTATTCATCATGGAGGATTATTACCAATAATTAAAGAAATTATAGAAATTATGTTTCAAGAATCATTATTAAAAGTTTTATTTAGTACTGAAACATTTTCTATGGGTATAAATATGCCAGCCAAAACAGTCGTATTTACATCACTAAAAAAATTTGATGGGTTAGAAAAAAGATTAATCACATCAGGTGAATATATTCAAATGGCAGGAAGAGCTGGAAGAAGAGGATTAGATGATAGAGggattgttattattatgctAGATAGTCCATTACATTGGAAAGATGCTGAAAAACTGTTTGTAGGCGAAGCTAATCGATTAGTGAGCCAATTTCATTTAGGTtataatatgatattaaatttattaagaATCGAAGGTATTACACCAGAATTTATGATTGAAAGATCTTTTATTCAATatcaaatgaaaaaaaatcttTTCGAACAAATTTTTGCATCAAAAAAAGTTGAACAAAAAAGTCaagaaattttaaatatattgacaaatatttatttaggTCAAAATGGGGAAGAATTTACTAAagcatatttattaaatcaaGTTAAAACAAACGATGTGgaaacaattttaaaaaataaaaatgtaaaaaatgaagGAACACATATTTTACTTGAAAATAACGATCCAAATGACCCCAAAACAATagatgattataataatagtgaAACTTCAAACACGGTActcaaaaattatattactaCATTTTCTGAAATATCTAATTACTACATAACACGAAATAAACTTGTTGAACTGGGGGAAACTTATAGATCATTATTAAcatctaaaaaaaatataactcaATATTTGACCATGGGTAGATTACTATATGCTGTTGAGGACGACTTGAAGTGGGGATGGTGTATTTGTATTGAAGGGAGAATTGctgaagaaaaatataacaataatcataaaaataatagtacaGGAAATAATCGTAATACAggaaatgataataatatcattGGCTATGATACCAACCACACCAATAGTTCCAACGatacaaaatttaataaaaaaaactctgtagaaaataatagaaataatacaaatatattagtCGTAGAATGCTTAGTTCCCTATGTTCAAAACAAAAAACGAAAGTTTCCtcaaaataatgatgatgatgatgataataaaaattcccAAAAAAGAGATTTAGAATTTTTACCAGCTCATGATAGATTAAAAGCTCAATGGAAAGTCAtgacattttatataaaatgcatatatCAAATATCAGCagttgttttaaatatagaaaaaccATTTGATAAATCTTCTGAAGAAGAAAttgaaaaagttaaaaataaatataatactatGGTGAGCTGCTTAAAGGGAGAACAAAATATACCAGTTATTGGTTCAAATCAAATGAATATTAAAGATGATgagttttttaaaattgttaaaaatatttattattatgaaaatatattaaataaaaataaattattaaataataaaaatttaaataaatattatcaattATATAGTAAATATGTTGCTTTGCAATGTGAAAAAAACATACTTGATTGCAATATTGAACAATGTAAATTTATTGTATTAAAAAaggaattaaataatatgctCATATTACTAGAAAGCTTAAACTATATTGAAATTACATATAAAACCCATGAAAAAAATCAAACAAATAATGATCAAACAAATCGTTCCGATGGCGAAAATGACCAAAAACAAATTGATACTATTAACGAAAAATTGCTTACACAAAGTGACACTCATAATGACATcactaataaaaataataatgatgaaaaaaactATGTTGTTACAATGAAAGGACAAATAGCTAGTGCAATTTTAAGTGTGGATGAATTAGTTATAtctgaattatttttttcaaattttttcaGTAAATATACTTATGATTATATATGCGCATTCTTATCATGTTTTGTATATGATGAATcaacaaataaagaaattacCATTAACGACCCTATACTAATCGAAGGATATCAGCAAATAACTAAAACAGCAACAATAATAGCtaataaaatgaatcaaTGTGGaatgaatataaatgtaaaagATTATTTGGAAAAATTTAAATCAGCTATTATGCCTATTGTTTTGTTATGGGCTCGTGGTCATTCCTTCATGGAAATTCTCGCGGATTCACAAATATATGAAGGATCAATAATAAGAACATTAAGGTAGGCATACGTATATATGTGCTCGTGAGcagtatatatattgatgcatacatatagaaattatatatatgttccCATCTTTTTACTAATTTTtgtaaacattttttttatttttatagacGTTTGGATGAACTACTAAGACAAATGATTTGCGCATTTAGAGgaattaataatgataatatgtGTGAAATCTTAACCACCGCTACAAAAAAGTTGCGCCGGGGAATTCCATTTTCACCTTCCCTCtatttataatgaatacaattttcatattcatttttttttcattttttttttaaatattcttttatttgtaatatattattttatcttatgtttatttaatattatccTAACCGTTGGTAATCACATTGTTTTTTCTTTAACACTTTAAAAACTCACTAATTCGTTAAATTTGtagaaattataaatatgtaagaactattttaatatattttttcaatcttttctgtttttattattacttttctATATCCATATAGCACTAATATACATTTTGCAAAAACAATTGCTTATTTTTACACACATAAACATTTGCATATAATCATGTATCATAtagtatatttaataatatttcatataagtatttaaataatttctatttttatacaaaCCATCATCTAATTCCAATTCAATCACTTTTaccattataataataacatatattGCGTTTATATATAGActgtaaaattatatatcgATTTTATCAATATTACTGGGAAACAAAAGCAACCTTTAATCATCGTGGTTCTTTAATTTGGGTTTTGtaatagttttttttataaaaacataaagATTATTAAAGCAGTgtcttcaaaaaaaataacaataaaataaataacaaagaaccatatatacataatatatatatatatgttttttatctatgccatttaaaaataatgatgctaatattatcacaatttgttaactttattattattttttaaacatattGTAAATTAatgtttttcttttatatttatgcatgtgctttttttacattttttcgGGGGTATTGAAAATGGTAccaatatgtatataaaataaaaaccgCTGATGGCttaaattttgtattttttctataataaaataactgCGGTATCTCTTTTaatgttaaaataaaatattcattttttagtttattcatgtttatatttgataaaaattcCATTAGGatgtatttatttgaattttttttaaatcactAATTAGCTATTGAAAGGTAAACATAATCTATTTTACCTCTTTCAATTATACAATATCAGTTTTATTCGATCTTTTTTGATT
This sequence is a window from Plasmodium yoelii strain 17X genome assembly, chromosome: 1. Protein-coding genes within it:
- a CDS encoding Homo sapiens KIAA0052 protein encodes the protein MSENIDDLFNVFEEDETKKNLPNNSKAPDHLNAIVEEQNGQDNIAYPNEGYIMKNEQTINNKTTKAEIKENEIEMEINYESPEYNAPIDYKININNIISNHKSNNKIKEQIKEEIYNEAGSINRSNNLFNNKIRKTNGENSQTKTEIRTNTYKEPVREMLIENSKTINNDDVLVLEEFGSDVNCIHKCVRPQSYVHNKLSESITPARTYKFELDTFQKKSIECLERNESVLVSAHTSAGKTVIAEYAIALGLRDKQRVIYTSPIKALSNQKYRDLSEEFKDVGLITGDISINPEASIIVMTTEILRSMLYRGSSLTKEVKWVIFDEIHYMRDRDRGVIWEETIILLPLMVRFIFLSATIPNGIQFAEWVSSIKNQACHIVYTDYRPTPLQHYIYPTSSESVFLICDENKNFKKDNFIKAVNALKDRSMLDENNQSGGNNKFNKRMRKNTYDIEKIVQMCHSRNYTPLIIFAFSKKECEVNATTLHKVNLTDDSEKEVIKELYENAIQILADDDRALPQVQFILPLLLRGIGIHHGGLLPIIKEIIEIMFQESLLKVLFSTETFSMGINMPAKTVVFTSLKKFDGLEKRLITSGEYIQMAGRAGRRGLDDRGIVIIMLDSPLHWKDAEKLFVGEANRLVSQFHLGYNMILNLLRIEGITPEFMIERSFIQYQMKKNLFEQIFASKKVEQKSQEILNILTNIYLGQNGEEFTKAYLLNQVKTNDVETILKNKNVKNEGTHILLENNDPNDPKTIDDYNNSETSNTVLKNYITTFSEISNYYITRNKLVELGETYRSLLTSKKNITQYLTMGRLLYAVEDDLKWGWCICIEGRIAEEKYNNNHKNNSTGNNRNTGNDNNIIGYDTNHTNSSNDTKFNKKNSVENNRNNTNILVVECLVPYVQNKKRKFPQNNDDDDDNKNSQKRDLEFLPAHDRLKAQWKVMTFYIKCIYQISAVVLNIEKPFDKSSEEEIEKVKNKYNTMVSCLKGEQNIPVIGSNQMNIKDDEFFKIVKNIYYYENILNKNKLLNNKNLNKYYQLYSKYVALQCEKNILDCNIEQCKFIVLKKELNNMLILLESLNYIEITYKTHEKNQTNNDQTNRSDGENDQKQIDTINEKLLTQSDTHNDITNKNNNDEKNYVVTMKGQIASAILSVDELVISELFFSNFFSKYTYDYICAFLSCFVYDESTNKEITINDPILIEGYQQITKTATIIANKMNQCGMNINVKDYLEKFKSAIMPIVLLWARGHSFMEILADSQIYEGSIIRTLRRLDELLRQMICAFRGINNDNMCEILTTATKKLRRGIPFSPSLYL